In Mycobacterium branderi, the DNA window AGGTGGTCCCCGAATCGCTGTCGTTCTGCTGGACGCTTGTCCGCGATTATGAGGACATGCCCGACGCCGAGTTGGAGCTGGAGCTTGTCACCGCAGAGGTGCGGTGCCGGTCATGCGGCCGGTGCTCGACGATTGCCTCGCAATGGTGTTTGTTGTGCCCGCACTGCGAGAGCGCCGACGTCGAGGTGATGCACGGCGACGAGTTCCTGGTGACCTCGCTGGAAGTTTCATGAAAGGTACTCATCATGGGTAGGTTTCATCGCCACGACGACGGAACCGTGCACACCCACGACCACGACGACGCATTGCACACCCACGGCGACCACAGCGGCTACGCCACCGGCACTCAGCGCATCGACGTGCTGGAGTCTATCTTCGCCGAAAACGACGTCCGCGCCGGCTACAACCGGGAGGCGTTCGAGCGCAACGGGATTCGAGCGCTCAACCTGATGAGCTCACCCGGTTCGGGCAAGACGACGATCCTGCAAGCCACTCTCGACGAACTCGCCGGCGAGTTCGCCGTCGGGGTCATCGAGGGCGACATCGCCACCGACCTCGACGCGGCCAAGCTCGGTGGCCGCGGCGCGCAGATATCGTTGCTGAACACCGGCAACGGATTCGGTGGCGAATGCCACCTCGACGCACCGATGGTCAACCGCGCGCTGCAGGGCCTGGATCTGGCCAAGCTGGATCTCGTCATCATCGAGAACGTGGGAAACCTGGTGTGCCCGGCGGAGTTTGATGTCGGCGAACACGCCAAGGCCATGGTCTACTCGGTCACCGAAGGTGACGACAAGCCACTGAAGTATCCGGTGATGTTCCGGGCCGTGGATGCGGTACTGCTCAACAAGATCGATCTTGTCCCGTACCTGGACGTCGATGTCGACGCCTACATCGCCCGCGTCCGCGAGGTCAACCCGACGGCGACGGTCTTGCCGGTCAGCGCCCGCACCGGTGCCGGCATGTCGGCCTGGTTCGGATGGCTGCGGCGATTCGTCGCGGGCTGAGTGCGGCGCAACGAAAACCGGCTCGACGCAGTTGCAATTGCTTTGCAGGAAAGCCGTTGCGAGTCATTTGCATGAGTCGCTGGACGCAATTGTGCACACGTGTCAGATGCGAACACCACGGCGAATTTCATAAGCCCATCAAAGGTTTTCGCGATTTGCCGAAGCCGTTGACAATGCAACTACACCGGAGTAGACCCAGAAAATAGCGCCGCGTAAGCGGGCCGACCGTCGACCCCGGCGGTGTCAGGGGCCATCAGCCCATAGCCCCCTGGCCCCGGAAAGCTGCGGTATGCCAACGGAAGCAGCAGTCAAAGCGGAAGAAACATTGATCCATGTGCTGTGGATCAACGCGGGTCTCAGTTGCGACGGCGATTCGGTGGCGTTGACTGCCGCCACCCAACCCAGTGTCGAGGAAATTGCGCTCGGCGCGCTTCCCGGACTTCCCAAGATCGCCGTGCACTGGCCGCTTATCGATTTCGAATGCGGACCCACCGGAGGAGCCGACGACTTCCTCGAGTGGTTCTTCAAGGCCGACCGCGGTGAGCTCGAACCGTTCGTGCTCGTCGTGGAGGGCTCGATACCCAACGAGAAAGTCAAGGACGAAGGCTACTGGTGCGGATTCGGCAACAACCCGGCCACCAATCAGCCGATGACCACCAGCGAATGGCTCGACCGGCTCACCCCGAAGGCGACGGCGGTCGTCGCCGTCGGCACCTGCGCCACCTACGGCGGCATCCACGCGATGGCGGGCAACCCCACCGGCGCGATGGGTGTACCCGACTATCTCGGCTGGGACTGGAAGAGCAAGGCCGGCATCCCGATCGTCTGCGTGCCGGGCTGCCCCATCCATCCGGACAACCTGTCGGAGACGTTGACCTATCTGCTGTACATGGCGACCGGGCAGGCTCCGATGATCCCGCTCGACGAAGCACTGCGGCCCAAGTGGCTGTTCGGCCACACCGTGCACGAGGGCTGTGACCGCGCCGGGTATTACGAGCAGGGCGACTTCGCCACCGAGTACGGGTCGGAGAAATGCATTGTCAAACTGGGCTGCTGGGGCCCGGTCGTGAAGTGCAACGTACCCAAGCGGGGGTGGATCAACGGTATCGGTGGTTGCCCCAACGTCGGCGGTATCTGCATCGGCTGCACCATGCCGGGCTTCCCGGACAAGTTCATGCCGTTCATGGACGAGCCGCCGGGCGGCAAGCTCTCGAGCGCCGCGTCGGGGCTCTATGGCTCGGTGATCCGCAACCTGCGCGGCATCACCAACCGCACGGTCGACAAGGAGCCGCGCTGGCGGAAGAAGGGCACAGAACTGACCACCGGCGCACGCCGCACCTGGTAGACGCCGACCGACTACCGATAGAGAGCACAGTCCGATGACACAGATCATCCCCAAGCCGAGCCACGAGAAGCGCGAACCCGGCCAGCTGGTCGAGATGGCGTGGGACCCGATCACCCGGATCGTGGGCAGCCTCGGCATCT includes these proteins:
- a CDS encoding hydrogenase maturation nickel metallochaperone HypA/HybF — its product is MHELSLCQAIAGVVKPYADGRHVDVVRVRIGALRQVVPESLSFCWTLVRDYEDMPDAELELELVTAEVRCRSCGRCSTIASQWCLLCPHCESADVEVMHGDEFLVTSLEVS
- the hypB gene encoding hydrogenase nickel incorporation protein HypB; translated protein: MGRFHRHDDGTVHTHDHDDALHTHGDHSGYATGTQRIDVLESIFAENDVRAGYNREAFERNGIRALNLMSSPGSGKTTILQATLDELAGEFAVGVIEGDIATDLDAAKLGGRGAQISLLNTGNGFGGECHLDAPMVNRALQGLDLAKLDLVIIENVGNLVCPAEFDVGEHAKAMVYSVTEGDDKPLKYPVMFRAVDAVLLNKIDLVPYLDVDVDAYIARVREVNPTATVLPVSARTGAGMSAWFGWLRRFVAG
- a CDS encoding NADH-quinone oxidoreductase subunit B family protein encodes the protein MPTEAAVKAEETLIHVLWINAGLSCDGDSVALTAATQPSVEEIALGALPGLPKIAVHWPLIDFECGPTGGADDFLEWFFKADRGELEPFVLVVEGSIPNEKVKDEGYWCGFGNNPATNQPMTTSEWLDRLTPKATAVVAVGTCATYGGIHAMAGNPTGAMGVPDYLGWDWKSKAGIPIVCVPGCPIHPDNLSETLTYLLYMATGQAPMIPLDEALRPKWLFGHTVHEGCDRAGYYEQGDFATEYGSEKCIVKLGCWGPVVKCNVPKRGWINGIGGCPNVGGICIGCTMPGFPDKFMPFMDEPPGGKLSSAASGLYGSVIRNLRGITNRTVDKEPRWRKKGTELTTGARRTW